The Priestia megaterium NBRC 15308 = ATCC 14581 region ATAATTAAATCCGCTGCTTCGTTCCAGCCAAGGTGTTCAAGCATTAACACACCTGATAATAATACAGAAGATGGGTTTACTTTATCTAAACCAGCATATTTAGGTGCTGTACCGTGAGTTGCTTCAAAGATAGCATGTCCAGTTTCATAGTTGATGTTTGCTCCTGGAGCAATTCCGATACCACCAACTTGTGCTGCTAATGCATCTGAAATGTAATCTCCATTTAAATTCATTGTTGCTACTACATCGAATTCACGTGGACGAGTTAAAATTTGTTGTAAGAAGATATCTGCAATTGAATCTTTTACAATAATTTTTCCTGCTGCTTCCGCTTCTGCTTGAGCTTTGTTTGCAGCCTGTGCACCTTCTTTTTCAACGATACGGTCATATTGAGCCCAAGTAAATACTTTATCGCCGAATTCTTTTTCAGCTAGCTCATAGCCCCAATTTTTAAATGCGCCTTCTGTATATTTCATAATGTTACCTTTGTGTACAAGCGTAACAGACTTGCGGCCTTGTTCAATTGCATAGTTGATTGCTGCACGCACAAGACGCTCTGTTCCTTCAGAAGAAATAGGCTTAATACCTAATCCAGAAGTTTCAGGGAAACGGATTTTATTTACGCCTAATTCCGTTTGTAGGAATGAAACAAGCTTTTGTACTTCTTCAGAACCCTTCGCATATTCAATACCAGCATAAATATCTTCGGTATTTTCACGGAAGATAACCATATCTGTATCTTCAGGGCGCTTAATTGGAGAAGGTACGCCGTCAAAGTAGCGAACAGGACGTAAGCATGTGAATAAGTCTAATTCTTGACGCAATGCCACGTTTAGAGAACGAATTCCACCGCCTACTGGTGTTGTTAATGGTCCTTTGATTGCAATTATGTATTCGCGAATTGCATCTAACGTTTCTTCCGGTAACCATTCGCCAGTTTGATTAAATGCTTTTTCACCTGCTAATACTTCTTTCCAAACGATTTCTTTTTCACCATTGTATGCTTTTGCAACCGCTGCTTCTAATACGCGAGAAGCTGCTGCCCAGATATCCGGGCCAATTCCGTCACCTTCGATAAATGGAATAATTGGGTTATTTGGTACGTTTAACACGCCGTTTGCTACAGAAATTTGTTCACCTTTTGTCATGAGAATGACCTCCTTAAAAAATTTGTCTACTTTCACTTATGGAAAAGTGCTCAACGAACGTGAGCACCTTCGTCACATTGTTTAGCTGCGCTCTTCAAGCGGAATGTACGTTTGTTTTCCAGGACCGATATAATCAGCTCTTGGACGAATCAAACGATTGTTTGAATACTGCTCTAAAATGTGAGCAATCCATCCTGATACGCGGCTTACGGCAAAGATCGGAGTAAATAGATCGTGATCAATCCCTAAGCTGTGGTATACAGAAGCTGAATAGAAATCAACGTTTGGCGGAAGTTTTTTCTCGCCTGTTACGATCTCTTCAATTTTCACTGACATATCGTATAGCGTTGTATCTCCTGCTTGTTTGGTAAGTTTTTCAGACATTTCTTTCAAGTGCTTGGCACGAGGATCACCCTGCTGATACACACGATGTCCAAATCCCATAATCTTTTCTTTTTTCGCGAGCT contains the following coding sequences:
- the icd gene encoding NADP-dependent isocitrate dehydrogenase, whose amino-acid sequence is MTKGEQISVANGVLNVPNNPIIPFIEGDGIGPDIWAAASRVLEAAVAKAYNGEKEIVWKEVLAGEKAFNQTGEWLPEETLDAIREYIIAIKGPLTTPVGGGIRSLNVALRQELDLFTCLRPVRYFDGVPSPIKRPEDTDMVIFRENTEDIYAGIEYAKGSEEVQKLVSFLQTELGVNKIRFPETSGLGIKPISSEGTERLVRAAINYAIEQGRKSVTLVHKGNIMKYTEGAFKNWGYELAEKEFGDKVFTWAQYDRIVEKEGAQAANKAQAEAEAAGKIIVKDSIADIFLQQILTRPREFDVVATMNLNGDYISDALAAQVGGIGIAPGANINYETGHAIFEATHGTAPKYAGLDKVNPSSVLLSGVLMLEHLGWNEAADLIMKSMEKTIASKVVTYDFARLMDGATEVKCSEFADELISNLGKQVTV